Proteins found in one Dryobates pubescens isolate bDryPub1 chromosome 1, bDryPub1.pri, whole genome shotgun sequence genomic segment:
- the VHL gene encoding von Hippel-Lindau disease tumor suppressor, producing the protein MAPAERGPGLRSPSSAELSEVIFNNRSPRSVLPLWVDFEGKLRSYPVLQPRTGRLMRSYRGHLWLFRDAWTNDGLLVNRQELLVVAPDVRTADITLPVFTLKQRCLQVVRSLVKPVDYRKLDIVWSLYEELEDHPDVGKDLQRLSLERSETLKNGAVEQGR; encoded by the exons ATGGCGCCGGCGGAGCGCGGCCCCGGGCTGCGCTCCCCCAGCAGCGCGGAGCTCTCCGAGGTCATCTTCAACAACCGCAGCCCGCGCTCCGTGCTGCCGCTCTGGGTGGATTTCGAGGGCAAGCTGCGCTCCTACCCCGTGCTGCAGCCGCGCACCGGCCGCCTCATGCGCAGCTACCGGG GTCACCTCTGGCTGTTCCGGGACGCGTGGACAAACGATGGGCTCCTGGTGAAccggcaggagctgctggtggtggctcCGGACGTGCGCACGGCAGACATCACCCTGCCAG TGTTCACCCTGAAGCAGAGATGTCTCCAGGTGGTTCGCAGCCTGGTCAAGCCCGTGGACTACAGGAAGCTGGACATTGTTTGGTCACTGTatgaggagctggaggatcATCCTGACgttgggaaggacctccagAGGCTTTCCCTGGAGAGAAGCGAGACGCTGAAGAACggagctgtggagcagggtCGGTga